CCACCCTCCCCCGCTGGGGGAGGGAGTTTGCGGAATCCAGAACGTTGGCCTACGCTGGAGCTCGTAGGGGCGACCCGCCGGTCGCCCCTGCAGACTGCCCACTGCAGTATTTTCAAGCAAACCTACGAAAGTCCGTCTTAGCTCCCCTTGTTCGACGGTTCATTGAGCCCATAACGGTTCATCCAGTTCCAAACCGTGATCCGGGATACCCCGAGCAGTTTGGCCGCGGCCGTCCGGTTGCCGCGGGTTTTCTTCAAGGCGTCGATCAGCCGCTGCTTGCGGCTTTCTTCCGGATCGATGTCCTCCGGTTGAGGGGCGCTGCAGGGCGGGGTTGGGGCCAGGATTTCGGGCGGCAGATGACGGGCCATGATGAGGGAATCCTGACAGGTGACGCAGGCAAATTCGAGGGCGCTTTTGAATTCGCGGACATTTCCCGGCCAGGGGTAGTGCATCAGGGCATTCATGGCGTCCGGTGAGAAACCATGAATGATCTTTTCGATTTTCAGGCGGATGCGCTTGAGAAAGAATTCGGCGAGCAGCGGGATGTCTTCCTTGCGCTCCCGCAAGGCCGGCAGATGAATGGGAAGGACATGGATCCGGTAATAGAAATCTGTCCGGAAGGCCCCGGTTTCCATCAATTGTTTCAGGTTCCGGTTGGTGGCCGTGATGATTCGGACATTTACGGGGATCGGTGTGTTCTCCCCCACCCGTTCGATGACGTTTTCTTCGAGCACCCGCAGGAGCTTGATCTGAATCGAAATCGGCAAATCGCCGATTTCGTCGAGAAAAATGGTCCCGCCGGATGCGGCTTCGAAACGGCCTGCCCGATGCTGATATGCGCCGGTGAAAGCACCCTTCACATGCCCGAAGAGCTCGCTTTCCAGAAGCGATTCGTTCAAGGCAGCGCAATTGACCTTGATATAGGGTTTGTCTTTGCGTTTCGAGTGATCGTGAATGGCCTGGGCGACCAGTTCCTTTCCCGTGCCGCTTTCACCGAGGATGAGCACCGGCGCATCGGTTGCAGCGACATTGCGGATCAATTCGAACACCTGCAGCATGAC
The sequence above is drawn from the Desulfatirhabdium butyrativorans DSM 18734 genome and encodes:
- a CDS encoding sigma-54 interaction domain-containing protein produces the protein MQEQEINRYWKTVVETIQDGVMIVDHRGIILSVNHGLETITGFNRKELIGQPCSALNCNSCEMVLERNEPHWCKLFKEGGLKKQQCTLIRKDGQLVHIIKNASILKDADGELIGAVETMTDISELIVKDSLLQEVRKELHSEAGFAGIIGSSAVMLQVFELIRNVAATDAPVLILGESGTGKELVAQAIHDHSKRKDKPYIKVNCAALNESLLESELFGHVKGAFTGAYQHRAGRFEAASGGTIFLDEIGDLPISIQIKLLRVLEENVIERVGENTPIPVNVRIITATNRNLKQLMETGAFRTDFYYRIHVLPIHLPALRERKEDIPLLAEFFLKRIRLKIEKIIHGFSPDAMNALMHYPWPGNVREFKSALEFACVTCQDSLIMARHLPPEILAPTPPCSAPQPEDIDPEESRKQRLIDALKKTRGNRTAAAKLLGVSRITVWNWMNRYGLNEPSNKGS